In Dendropsophus ebraccatus isolate aDenEbr1 chromosome 14, aDenEbr1.pat, whole genome shotgun sequence, the following proteins share a genomic window:
- the LOC138771831 gene encoding protein kinase C delta type-like: MEDEEIVVRRKRKKTGGRILDSSDDEKTSLKSQGRKRRRETLASEKTPRCPLDSSDDEMKTSVKGQRRKKSSEKSNDGEAKQMKKEVVAGKRKAKKRHIVDSAVEKKPPINIHMEEDMAGRRRAKKRNILDSAVEEKKPPIKIQKKEEKKEDQAASGGPSSVQPTGNDISNTILQRLRFHHVLGEGNYGMVMLAQDTVTSQQFAVKIIKKRVLLDDIEEADVMVERRVLQLASGSPFLVHADFAFQTKLFVLFGLEYMSCGDFDQLLRSEGPLKISSARFYAAELVCGIQYLHSRGVIHRDLKPENILVAETGHIKITDFGLALENIFADQKATQYAGTAGYMAPEMLARKGYGAGADWYSFGVIMKKMITGGRDYHPTPIDDTSSGAEDFITQLLQQDPAQRLGANRNTREHQFFQPIDWVKVEALEMTPPRIPSKPSKPQQKTEKFHLKTMEVKEARTCRLTSEEQAVFRGFSFVTSKTFGQL; encoded by the exons ATGGAGGACGAGGAGATTGttgtgaggaggaagaggaagaagacaggAGGGCGCATCTTGGACTCATCAGACGATGAGAAGACTTCGTTGAAGAGCCAAGGTAGGAAGAGGAGACGGGAAACCTTGGCCTCTGAGAAGACACCAAGATGCCCTCTGGACTCATCGGACGATGAGATGAAGACTTCAGTGAAGggccagaggaggaagaagagctcTGAGAAGTCCAACGATGGAGAGGCCAAACAGATGAAGAAAGAAGTCGTGGCTGGCAAGAGGAAGGCCAAGAAGAGACACATTGTGGATTCTGCAGTGGAAAAGAAGCCACCAATCAACATCCACATGGAAGAAGATAtggcggggaggaggagagccAAGAAGAGGAacatcctggattctgcagtggaagagaagaagccaccaatcaagatccagaagaaagaagaaaagaaagaagaccaggCAGCCTCAG GAGGACCCAGCAGTGTCCAACCAACTGGAAATGACATCTCTAACACCATCCTACAGAGATTACGATTCCATCATGTGCTCGGCGAGGGAAACTACGGAATGGTCATGTTGGCACAAGACACCGTCACCAGCCAACAGTTCGCTGTCAAGATCATCAAGAAGCGAGTCCTGCTAGACGACATCGAGGAGGCGGATGTGATGGTGGAGCGCCGAGTCTTACAGCTGGCATCTGGGAGCCCCTTCCTAGTCCACGCAGACTTTGCATTCCAGACCAAGTTGTTTGTTCTATTTGGGCTGGAATACATGAGCTGCGGGGACTTTGACCAACTTTTGCGTTCGGAGGGGCCGCTGAAGATCTCCAGTGCAAGATTCTACGCCGCTGAGCTCGTGTGTGGCATCCAATATCTCCACTCAAGAGGCGTCATCCACCGAGACCTCAAGCCCGAGAACATCCTGGTGGCTGAAACAGGGCACATCAAGATCACAGATTTCGGTCTCGCTCTGGAAAACATCTTCGCAGACCAAAAAGCCACCCAATACGCTGGGACCGCAGGCTACATGGCTCCCGAG ATGCTGGCAAGGAAGGGATATGGCGCCGGAGCAGACTGGTATTCATTTGGTGTCATCATGAAGAAAATGATTACCGGAGGGCGTGACTACCATCCAACCCCCATCGATGACACCAGCTCCGGTGCCGAAGACTTCATCACACAG CTCCTCCAGCAAGATCCTGCACAGCGCTTGGGAGCCAACCGAAACACCAGAGAACATCAATTTTTCCAGCCTATTGATTGGGTCAAGGTGGAAGCCCTCGAGATGACCCCACCACGCATCCCATCGAAACCATCTAAGCCTCAGCAGAAGACCGAAAAGTTCCATCTGAAGACTATGGAGGTAAAAGAGGCCAGGACGTGTCGTCTGACATCGGAGGAACAGGCCGTATTCCGGGGGTTTTCGTTTGTCACCTCGAAGACCTTTGGCCAGCTCTAA